From Ananas comosus cultivar F153 linkage group 8, ASM154086v1, whole genome shotgun sequence, one genomic window encodes:
- the LOC109714524 gene encoding uncharacterized protein LOC109714524, translating into MARQLLLGARRILPSSSPNPSPLLSKLVRALSSKPSPTPISHGDLPQPSFHPRTIQFPQIVPPRGETLTSGFAIELVDSDLWGVSFGVAEASDRFTAADDALSDGSPVEEGEASDFDDEIEDLRLRKKLFYKLDKGSIEFEENNFDFHRKKRLLIRKTGREKRTQGVRQNECNKLEKKKPNSKPLLDNNTKSEGKVRTLIENVEAEGKSKRVRVPTFNQSTDPYHLPFCLDIHVTKGSVRACIVHRVTCRVVAVAHSISKDMKFDLGSRKGSKACAAVGAVLAKRAIEDDIHNAVYTPRKGDKIEGKIEIVLRAITENGVDVKVKLKQRRPVKKMPPPPLDAP; encoded by the exons ATGGCGCGACAGCTCCTCTTAGGAGCGCGGCGAATCCTCCCCTCGTCGTCACCAAACCCATCCCCGCTCCTCTCGAAGCTTGTACGCGCTCTCTCCTCTAAACCCTCGCCCACGCCGATCTCACATGGCGATCTCCCCCAACCCTCGTTCCACCCCCGCACCATCCAATTCCCCCAAATCGTTCCCCCTCGCGGTGAAACCCTAACGAGCGGATTCGCCATCGAGCTCGTCGATTCCGATCTCTGGGGCGTCTCGTTCGGCGTCGCCGAAGCATCGGATCGCTTCACCGCCGCCGACGATGCGCTCTCCGATGGCTCTCCGGTTGAGGAGGGAGAGGCCTCTGATTTCGACGACGAGATCGAGGATTTGAGGCTGCGGAAGAAGTTGTTCTACAAATTGGATAAAGGGTCAATAGAATTCGAAGAGAATAACTTCGATTTTCACCGGAAGAAGAGGCTGTTGATTAGGAAAACTGGTCGTGAGAAGCGCACGCAAGGTGTTCGACAAAATGAGTGTAACaaattggagaagaagaagccgaATTCGAAGCCGTTATTGGATAATAATACTAAAAGTGAGGGAAAGGTGAGAACTTTGATTGAGAATGTTGAGGCTGAGGGCAAGAGCAAGAGGGTGCGGGTTCCGACGTTCAACCAATCGACCGATCCTTACCATTTACCATTCTGTCTCGATATCCACGTAACGAAAGGGTCCGTTAGGGCTTGTATTGTCCACCGGGTCACCTGCAGGGTGGTTGCTGTCGCGCATTCGATCTCGAAGGACATGAAGTTCGATTTGGGTTCGAGGAAGGGTTCGAAGGCTTGTGCTGCTGTGGGGGCGGTTTTGGCTAAGCGCGCGATCGAGGACGACATCCACAATGCGGTGTACACGCCTAGGAAGGGTGATAAGATAGAAGGGAAGATAGAGATCGTGCTTCGGGCTATCACTGAGAATGGGGTTGATGTGAAGGTGAAGCTCAAGCAAAGAAGACCAGTGAAG AAAATGCCGCCGCCTCCACTTGATGCACCTTAA